A genomic segment from Corylus avellana chromosome ca5, CavTom2PMs-1.0 encodes:
- the LOC132182121 gene encoding PHD finger protein MALE MEIOCYTE DEATH 1 translates to MSIPILAACQKRKRRPKLYRFHTFGDRGCPIDPRGAFRDNIRDFLQECADLHDDNVQGMPTWCTLLVHEARNFVVPLYTIEEEVTCSLRPYCDHCRCTGWSNHFLSKRKYHLIIPADDEWNKPLVDDVMDLQTHLLHGLIHCNGFGHLLCINGIEGGSKYLCGREIMDLWDRICTNLQTRKITIQDVSKKRSMDLRLLYGVAYGHSWFGRWGYLFCRGSFGVAEHNYARAIEIFSQLELEKIIEDYSNNERGREIKKIIRHYRDMSETQLATIKDLLRFMLTIKSRAPMQIDKANDAAASYSTSKPCTRITFQSKPLAKEKSQTFRKFTTVVANMDSRWPARRLEYAAEVVVNALKEKKSGNFCHGGMTRQDLRDAARLHIGDTGLLDYVLKSMNNIIVGSHIVRRTVNPTTRILEYSIHELGNGNALISRPLPVSAPVPGVDVYSDLVHLYKNVLLDYEGSDLVDLAAQAILDSKHFVKEWPFIDEEDQFLRFVCRLMPKLCDVESDQSKRELPPGEIIVVPLHTTVRELKRAVESALRDTYCITQEFLVMEISELEELDDGELLFGAVESGAELCVRGSGIGLENRLRYQGGADSWIVRCECGAQDDDGERMVECDICEVWQHTRCCGIEDTQAVPPLFVCSGCCVSLAPPKNDSCCAFQYCSPTPMYNSFLPQNFCQ, encoded by the exons ATGTCAATCCCAATTCTCGCGGCCTGCCAGAAGAGGAAGCGCAGGCCGAAGCTTTACAGGTTTCACACATTCGGTGACCGCGGCTGCCCCATCGACCCTAGGGGCGCGTTCCGCGACAACATCCGGGATTTTCTCCAAGAATGCGCAGACCTTCATGACGACAATGTCCAGGGCATGCCCACTTGGTGTACCCTCCTTGTGCACGAGGCCAGAAACTTCGTCGTCCCTCTCTACACCATTGAAGAGGAGGTCACGTGCTCTCTTCGTCCCTACTGCGATCACTGCCGATGCACAG gTTGGAGTAATCATTTTCTATCAAAACGAAAGTATCATTTGATAATCCCGGCTGATGATGAGTGGAATAAGCCTTTGGTTGATGATGTTATGGATCTTCAGACGCATTTGTTGCATGGTCTGATTCACTGCAACGGGTTTGGTCATTTGCTCTGCATCAATGGAATTGAAGGTGGTTCTAAGTACCTATGTGGCAGAGAAATCATGGACTTATGGGACCGGATTTGCACAAATCTACAAACCCG GAAAATCACTATTCAAGATGTGTCGAAGAAGAGGTCTATGGATCTTAGGTTGCTCTATGGGGTTGCTTATGGGCATTCTTGGTTTGGCAGATGGGGGTACTTATTCTGCCGTGGAAGCTTTGGAGTGGCGGAGCACAATTATGCTAGAGCGATTGAGATTTTTAGCCAATTGGAACTTGAAAAGATCATTGAAGACTATAGCAACAATGAGAGAGGCAgagaaatcaagaaaattattcGTCATTACAGAGATATGAGTGAAACCCAATTGGCGACAATCAAAGATCTTCTCAGGTTTATGCTAACTATCAAGTCTCGTGCTCCCATGCAAATAGACAAAGCTAATGATGCTGCTGCTTCATATTCCACCTCAAAACCTTGTACTAGAATTACCTTCCAGAGCAAGCCTTTGGCAAAGGAAAAATCACAGACCTTTAGAAAGTTCACTACTGTAGTTGCCAATATGGATAGTAGATGGCCTGCAAGAAGACTAGAATATGCAGCAGAAGTTGTTGTCAATGcattgaaagagaagaaatcaGGCAATTTCTGTCATGGTGGGATGACCCGACAAGATTTGCGAGACGCCGCTCGGCTTCACATTGGTGATACAGGTCTGCTGGATTATGTGCTCAAATCAATGAACAATATAATTGTAGGAAGTCACATTGTGCGCCGTACGGTGAACCCGACAACTCGGATTTTGGAATACTCAATTCATGAGCTTGGCAATGGTAATGCATTGATTTCAAGGCCCCTTCCGGTATCAGCTCCAGTGCCGGGTGTTGACGTTTACAGTGATTTGGTTCATCTGTATAAAAATGTTCTGTTGGATTACGAAGGATCAGATTTGGTGGACTTGGCGGCTCAGGCAATTCTGGACAGTAAGCATTTTGTGAAGGAGTGGCCGTTTATTGATGAAGAGGATCAGTTTCTGAGATTCGTTTGCCGATTGATGCCAAAGCTGTGCGATGTAGAATCTGATCAATCGAAAAGAGAGCTTCCACCCGGTGAAATCATTGTAGTTCCTCTGCATACAACAGTCAGAGAGTTAAAGCGAGCGGTGGAGAGTGCGCTGAGGGACACCTACTGCATCACCCAAGAATTTTTGGTGATGGAGATTTCAGAGCTGGAGGAATTGGATGATGGGGAATTGCTTTTCGGGGCGGTTGAGTCGGGTGCAGAGCTGTGCGTGAGAGGGAGCGGCATAGGCTTGGAGAATCGGTTGAGGTACCAGGGCGGAGCCGACAGTTGGATTGTGAGATGCGAGTGTGGCGCCCAAGATGATGATGGGGAGAGGATGGTGGAGTGTGACATTTGCGAGGTGTGGCAGCACACTCGCTGCTGTGGCATTGAGGACACTCAGGCTGTTCCTCCGCTCTTTGTGTGCTCAGGATGCTGCGTCTCGCTTGCGCCACCCAAAAATGACTCTTGTTGTGCTTTCCAGTACTGTTCTCCAACACCCATGTACAATTCTTTTTTACCACAAAATTTTTGTCAATAG
- the LOC132183357 gene encoding probable methyltransferase At1g29790, producing the protein MESPRKTKSFCANIFLLLSTNLLTLFLSTTFYSSSCFYNPITTTTTATTNNTTTDDFSMPSHDASETTLDLPPEYDAFTSGHLLPLGFNANFDSDTIYPPAGQACTFFPDELRRFMSYKVNGSCPDDEVLAQKLLLKGCEPLPRRRCRPAAPRKYVEPYPLPTSLWTTPSDNSVVWTAYTCKNYDCLVNRKYREKGFSDCKDCFDLQRIEKKRWAASKGGGIDFSIDEVLATKKPGTIRIGLDIGGGVATFAVRMMARNITIVTTSMNLNGPFNNFIAARGVVPLYISISQRLPFFDNTLDIVHSMHVLSNWIPTTLMHFMMFDIYRVLRPGGLFWLDHFFCLSVQMEEVYQPLIESVGFKKLKWVVGRKLDRGLERGEMYLSALLEKPLNNSW; encoded by the coding sequence ATGGAATCCCCTCGTAAAACCAAGTCCTTCTGCGCCAATATTTTCCTCCTTTTGTCAACAAATCTTCTCACCCTTTTCCTTTCCACTACCTTCTACTCCTCCTCCTGCTTTTACAAccccatcaccaccaccaccaccgccaccacaAACAACACTACAACAGATGACTTTTCCATGCCTTCACATGATGCCTCTGAAACCACATTGGACCTCCCACCCGAATACGACGCCTTCACATCCGGACATTTGCTCCCACTTGGATTCAATGCCAACTTTGATTCCGACACCATATACCCTCCGGCCGGCCAAGCTTGCACCTTTTTCCCCGACGAACTCCGCCGCTTCATGTCTTACAAAGTCAACGGATCCTGCCCTGACGACGAGGTCCTAGCCCAAAAGCTCCTCCTCAAGGGCTGCGAGCCGCTCCCCCGCCGCCGTTGCCGCCCTGCCGCGCCTCGGAAATACGTGGAGCCCTACCCTCTTCCGACCAGTCTTTGGACCACGCCGTCCGACAACTCAGTTGTCTGGACGGCTTACACCTGCAAGAACTACGACTGCCTCGTCAACCGGAAGTACAGGGAAAAGGGCTTCAGCGATTGCAAAGACTGTTTCGATCTTCAACGAATAGAGAAGAAGCGTTGGGCGGCGTCAAAAGGCGGCGGAATTGACTTCAGCATCGACGAAGTATTGGCGACGAAGAAGCCCGGCACGATACGTATCGGGCTTGACATCGGCGGCGGGGTGGCAACTTTCGCCGTGAGAATGATGGCGAGGAACATAACAATTGTCACGACCTCCATGAACTTGAACGGTCCGTTCAACAACTTCATCGCAGCCAGAGGGGTGGTGCCGCTGTACATTAGCATTTCTCAGAGGCTTCCGTTCTTCGACAACACGCTGGACATCGTGCACTCCATGCACGTGCTGAGTAACTGGATTCCGACAACGTTGATGCACTTCATGATGTTTGACATCTACAGAGTGCTTAGGCCGGGGGGGTTGTTTTGGCTCGACCATTTCTTCTGCCTGAGCGTGCAGATGGAGGAGGTTTACCAGCCGCTGATAGAGAGCGTCGGATTCAAGAAGTTGAAGTGGGTGGTGGGGAGGAAGCTCGATCGTGGTCTAGAGCGTGGGGAGATGTACCTTTCTGCTTTGTTGGAGAAGCCGCTGAACAACTCttggtga